A genomic stretch from Natronolimnobius sp. AArcel1 includes:
- a CDS encoding PrpF domain-containing protein codes for MVCDDSTLQYGLEGRLIRGGTSKGFFSRRDAFPDDPDRRDEIILELFGTPDSLQVDGLGGSHTHTSKLMLIDDSNRPDVDLSYEYAQVGIENPTVDWSGNCGNLLSAVGVFGLLESIIQPDEPKTTVRIYSKNTNSIIEQDIPIENGEPTPYGSYRIDGVPGAGARIQSRYLEPGGGMLGDTLPTGNTIDELEVGENSYKVSIVDATNVTVFLRADALNCTGTELPAELNATEGLLTELEQIRGAACVELGLVDNAADAIDQRPTMPFVALITKPQAYETTVGSSVARDEIDVTARMVSTQQPHHAYATTGAMCLAAATRIHGTIPAEAARGTGDAVRIGHPKGTMTIGVDADSVTEQIRHVSIGRTARQLMSGKAFYRDLDRLK; via the coding sequence ATGGTATGTGACGATTCGACTCTCCAGTACGGTCTTGAGGGACGGCTAATCCGCGGTGGAACCAGCAAGGGATTCTTTAGTCGACGAGATGCGTTTCCAGATGATCCAGATCGTCGAGACGAGATAATCCTTGAGTTATTCGGAACACCTGATTCATTACAGGTCGACGGCCTTGGTGGCTCGCACACGCATACGAGTAAACTAATGCTTATTGACGATTCAAATCGCCCTGACGTGGATCTCTCCTACGAATATGCCCAAGTCGGAATTGAAAACCCTACAGTAGACTGGAGCGGGAACTGCGGAAATCTGTTGAGTGCTGTCGGTGTCTTCGGATTGCTCGAGAGTATTATTCAACCAGACGAACCGAAAACAACAGTACGGATCTACAGCAAGAACACCAATTCAATCATCGAACAAGATATCCCGATCGAGAACGGGGAACCGACACCATATGGAAGCTACCGAATTGATGGTGTACCCGGGGCCGGTGCACGCATTCAGTCACGGTATCTTGAGCCTGGTGGTGGAATGCTTGGAGACACGCTCCCAACCGGGAACACTATTGATGAACTTGAGGTCGGTGAGAATTCCTACAAAGTCTCAATCGTCGATGCGACAAACGTGACTGTCTTCCTCCGTGCTGATGCACTGAATTGCACTGGAACAGAGTTGCCCGCAGAACTCAATGCTACTGAGGGGTTGCTAACGGAACTCGAGCAGATTCGCGGGGCCGCCTGTGTTGAACTTGGACTGGTTGATAACGCGGCAGACGCAATTGATCAACGGCCAACAATGCCGTTCGTGGCACTCATCACCAAGCCACAGGCATACGAGACCACTGTTGGTTCATCGGTTGCACGTGACGAGATCGACGTTACTGCCCGGATGGTTTCAACCCAACAACCACACCATGCCTACGCTACAACTGGGGCGATGTGCCTAGCGGCTGCAACGCGAATCCACGGGACGATCCCTGCAGAGGCGGCAAGAGGAACTGGTGATGCTGTTCGTATAGGCCATCCCAAGGGCACTATGACAATCGGTGTTGATGCCGATTCTGTGACAGAACAGATACGTCACGTTTCTATTGGACGCACAGCACGACAACTCATGAGTGGAAAAGCCTTCTATCGAGATCTCGATCGACTCAAGTAA